The proteins below come from a single Gordonia pseudamarae genomic window:
- a CDS encoding ATP-dependent helicase, with amino-acid sequence MSRRSQPRNQPVRGTALRARLIAAHGDMGAPRRWPEPVRRVIDDVRRSPDARAWRPYRVHGGPGTGKTALVVDAAVARLSTPGVDPESVLVIAPSRRASIALREEITRRVLAGRDPAVGTAGFGGALREPLVRTVHSYAFAILRLQAAAHGNPPPRLITGSEQDVVLRELLAGDIEDGAGYWPVHLRPALGTDGFAQALRDLLMRAAERGAGPEELVALGRKHKRPEWVAAGRAYAQYEQTMLLRGSVGLSTPGASAPAVDAAELVGSALSAFATDPDLLTAQRRRIRHLIVDDAQHLDPQAAYLLKLVGTGTASTIITADTDQSVFGFRGASPVFADGLAESGSDHDIVLTEDLRSHPEVNRVGGLLARRLPGARPHPYPEPQDPEPQDPEQPDAEERPGSASVRVFSSAAKEATAVADLLRRAHLFEGVPWSQMAVIVRSVSLSMPALRRAFRSAGVPMSTQTSDLPLHRQRAVTGLMLVLRAVAARDDPALSERGRKTGSEGPAGTRPLDTELFGIDHTVELITGVIGGADPGAMRRLRRGIRRYDEAHPAQIAGDGQVPDSLVSLRAAILDDAVADRYAKALSDTELAPLNRVRKAVGAGYRAHAGGMGLEHTLWAAWQATGHDRRWAATALRGGPIGEQADRDLDAVIAMFEVAGTFTDNLPTAGPAAFVRHLTQLQIPRDSRTPHVAAESVSVMSAHAAVGREWEVVAVAGVADGLWPSLRSRGSVLATGSLVDLLDGVHPDAVDTVARGSVALADERRLLLVACSRARRTLMLSAVDDGDTSSPSRFLLEIADTLGLTTSDPADGQAPPADLPLDPGVDRVLSLPSLVAALRTALVAGTEGTEPESVRRVQAAAALLAELADADVPGAHPRDWYGLAGPSTDAALWTPDDGPVVLSPSTTETLSLCSLRWLLERHGGRDGDQAPAVTGTLVHTLVQATAGRIDPAEVTAALREVWDRVDSGAAWFSRRELERAEAMLANFREWLRVSRADLSEFGVEADIDAVLPPERGDGGEDGPADPAVRLRGRIDRLELDHRGRPVVIDVKTGKTPISKADAQEHAQLATYQVALTLGGVPGLGGNKNGEDKNGADKNGVGDTGGGRLVYVSSSNRTTGASERVQDPPDAEVMDEWIMLIRKAARASIGPRYAASPNPGCPHCPVTTSCPAHHEGRTVLDD; translated from the coding sequence ATGTCCCGACGGTCACAACCACGCAATCAGCCAGTGCGGGGTACCGCCCTGCGCGCGCGGCTGATCGCCGCACACGGCGACATGGGTGCACCGCGCCGGTGGCCCGAGCCGGTGCGCAGGGTCATCGACGACGTACGCCGATCACCGGATGCGCGGGCGTGGCGGCCGTACCGGGTGCACGGCGGACCGGGCACCGGTAAGACGGCGCTGGTCGTCGACGCCGCCGTCGCCAGGCTGTCCACACCCGGCGTCGACCCCGAATCGGTGCTGGTGATCGCGCCCAGCCGGCGGGCGTCGATCGCGCTGCGGGAGGAGATCACCCGGCGGGTACTGGCCGGCCGGGACCCGGCCGTCGGAACCGCCGGGTTCGGCGGCGCGTTGCGGGAGCCGCTGGTGCGTACCGTGCATTCGTACGCCTTCGCGATCCTCCGGTTGCAGGCCGCCGCACACGGCAATCCGCCGCCCCGGCTCATCACCGGTTCCGAGCAGGACGTGGTGTTACGGGAGTTGCTCGCGGGCGACATCGAGGACGGGGCCGGGTACTGGCCGGTACACCTGCGGCCCGCGCTGGGTACGGACGGATTCGCGCAGGCGTTGCGTGATCTGCTGATGCGGGCGGCCGAACGTGGCGCCGGTCCTGAGGAACTGGTGGCGTTGGGGCGCAAGCATAAACGTCCCGAATGGGTGGCGGCCGGCCGTGCCTATGCCCAGTACGAGCAGACGATGCTGCTGCGCGGCAGCGTCGGCCTGTCCACCCCGGGAGCCTCCGCGCCGGCCGTCGACGCCGCCGAACTCGTCGGGTCGGCGTTGTCGGCGTTCGCCACTGATCCGGACCTGCTCACCGCCCAACGCCGTCGCATCCGCCACCTCATCGTCGACGACGCCCAGCACCTGGACCCGCAGGCCGCCTACCTGCTGAAGCTCGTCGGCACCGGTACCGCATCGACGATCATCACCGCCGACACCGACCAGTCGGTGTTCGGATTCCGCGGCGCCAGCCCGGTTTTCGCGGATGGCCTCGCCGAGTCCGGCAGCGACCACGACATCGTCCTCACCGAGGACCTGCGTTCGCATCCCGAGGTCAACCGCGTCGGCGGACTGCTGGCCCGTCGGCTGCCCGGTGCCCGCCCGCACCCGTATCCCGAACCCCAGGACCCCGAACCACAAGACCCTGAGCAACCCGACGCCGAGGAGCGGCCGGGGTCGGCATCGGTGCGGGTGTTCAGCTCGGCGGCAAAGGAAGCCACCGCCGTGGCCGATCTGCTGCGCCGGGCGCATCTGTTCGAGGGGGTGCCGTGGTCGCAGATGGCGGTGATCGTGCGCTCCGTGTCGTTGTCGATGCCCGCGTTGCGGCGCGCGTTCCGGTCGGCCGGGGTACCGATGAGCACCCAGACCTCCGATCTGCCGCTGCACCGCCAGCGCGCGGTGACCGGCCTGATGCTGGTGCTGCGCGCCGTCGCCGCCCGCGATGATCCGGCCCTGTCCGAGCGAGGGAGGAAGACGGGGTCTGAGGGGCCGGCCGGGACCCGACCATTGGATACAGAGCTGTTCGGGATCGACCACACCGTCGAGCTGATCACCGGGGTGATAGGTGGCGCCGATCCGGGCGCGATGCGCAGGTTGCGTCGCGGTATCCGGCGGTACGACGAGGCCCATCCTGCGCAGATCGCCGGTGACGGCCAGGTGCCCGATTCGCTGGTGTCGTTGCGGGCGGCGATCCTCGACGACGCCGTGGCCGATCGGTACGCGAAAGCCTTGTCCGACACCGAACTCGCGCCACTTAACCGGGTGCGCAAGGCCGTCGGCGCCGGGTATCGGGCGCATGCCGGCGGAATGGGACTCGAACACACCCTGTGGGCGGCGTGGCAGGCGACCGGACATGATCGGCGCTGGGCGGCAACGGCTTTGCGGGGTGGTCCGATCGGCGAGCAGGCCGACCGGGATCTGGACGCGGTGATCGCGATGTTCGAGGTCGCCGGAACGTTCACCGACAACCTGCCCACGGCCGGACCGGCCGCGTTCGTCCGTCATCTGACTCAGTTGCAGATTCCCCGCGACAGTCGTACCCCGCATGTGGCCGCAGAATCGGTGTCGGTGATGTCGGCGCATGCGGCGGTGGGCCGCGAGTGGGAGGTCGTCGCGGTGGCCGGGGTGGCCGACGGTCTGTGGCCGTCGCTGCGCAGCCGGGGCAGCGTGCTTGCCACCGGGTCGCTCGTGGATCTGCTCGACGGCGTGCATCCCGATGCCGTCGACACCGTTGCCCGTGGGTCGGTGGCGCTGGCCGACGAACGCAGGCTGTTGCTGGTGGCGTGCAGCCGGGCGCGGCGCACGCTGATGCTTTCGGCGGTCGATGACGGCGACACGTCGTCGCCGTCCCGGTTTCTGTTGGAGATCGCCGACACTCTCGGCCTGACCACATCGGACCCGGCGGACGGGCAGGCGCCGCCCGCAGATCTGCCACTGGACCCAGGCGTCGACAGGGTGTTGTCCCTGCCGTCGCTGGTGGCCGCGCTGCGGACCGCGCTGGTGGCGGGAACCGAAGGTACGGAACCGGAGTCGGTGCGCCGGGTGCAGGCGGCGGCTGCGTTGTTGGCCGAGCTGGCCGACGCGGATGTGCCCGGTGCCCACCCGCGCGACTGGTACGGGCTGGCCGGACCCAGCACCGATGCCGCGCTGTGGACGCCCGACGACGGGCCGGTGGTGCTGTCCCCGTCCACCACCGAGACGTTGTCGCTGTGTTCGCTGCGCTGGCTGCTGGAGCGGCACGGGGGCCGGGACGGCGATCAGGCTCCCGCGGTCACCGGCACCCTGGTGCACACGCTGGTGCAGGCCACGGCCGGCCGGATCGACCCCGCCGAGGTGACCGCGGCACTGCGGGAGGTGTGGGATCGGGTCGACAGTGGTGCGGCGTGGTTCTCGCGACGCGAACTCGAGCGTGCCGAGGCGATGCTGGCCAATTTCCGTGAGTGGCTGAGAGTGTCGCGGGCCGATCTCAGCGAGTTCGGGGTGGAGGCCGATATCGACGCGGTGCTGCCGCCGGAGAGGGGCGACGGCGGCGAGGATGGTCCGGCTGACCCCGCGGTGCGTCTGCGAGGGCGGATCGATCGCCTCGAACTCGATCACAGGGGGCGTCCGGTGGTGATCGACGTGAAGACCGGAAAGACCCCGATCTCCAAGGCCGACGCGCAGGAACACGCCCAGCTGGCCACCTACCAGGTGGCGCTGACACTCGGCGGGGTGCCGGGGCTGGGCGGGAACAAGAACGGTGAGGACAAGAACGGTGCGGACAAGAACGGTGTGGGGGACACCGGGGGTGGCCGGCTGGTGTATGTGTCCTCGTCCAATCGCACCACCGGTGCGTCCGAACGAGTGCAGGACCCGCCCGATGCCGAGGTGATGGACGAATGGATCATGTTGATACGCAAGGCTGCCCGGGCATCGATCGGACCGCGGTATGCCGCCTCGCCCAATCCTGGTTGCCCGCACTGCCCGGTCACCACCAGCTGTCCCGCCCACCACGAGGGCAGGACCGTTCTCGATGATTAG
- a CDS encoding ATP-dependent helicase: MISARALAAALGLPSPTEEQVAVIEAPMEPVLVVAGAGAGKTETMASRVVWLVANQLAGPEEVLGLTFTRKAASELGARIRRRLSMLAGSPALRMWDPGGELAARLRSADPEVSTYHAYAGRLIADYGLLLPMEPSSTLLSETELWQLAFSVVSNWVGELDTDKTPASVTEAVLSLYSELAEHLVDVSALATAGDTLYGLIDTLPKAPRQRAEPSQALRKVQAVIDERRQLVPLVVELGAEMRRQSALDFGSQMSMAARLVRDNPEVAESERGAVRAVLLDEYQDTGHSQRILLSSLFGRQIGGGGSVAVTAVGDPIQSIYGWRGASAANLPRFTRDFRWADGSQARRLELLTSWRNSRTALKLANETSEELRRRGIPVSVLRPREGAPAGVARLALCDTVIDERDWVADRIEDRYRAAEEAGRTPPTAAILVRRNEDSAPLAAALAARGIPAEVVGIGGLLHVPEVADIVATLKLVADPLAGSAAMRLLTGPRWQLGAADISALWRRARELAVASGYGTSGAVATREELDKALDAVLPTDLIDQAGIGDALVDPGDPDRYSPDGYARIRAFGGQVESLRRRIGQPLPELVADVEHTLGVSVEAQIQARRMRGTVTGREQLDAFAAYVSRFADRPGANLPGLLSFLAAAQSIEKGLEPGHVEVAEHRVQILTVHAAKGLEWDVVAVVHLCDRIFPGGKADSTWLGSARELPAELRGDLADAGTKGAESEGFPRCDVSGAADRKELENLLVEHREAIKERRLEEDRRLLYVALTRAKDELLVSAHHWSEGDDKPRGPSVFFDELLEITRSALADPAADSEGLRLDEVADPPEDGDSNPLAELDASRPWPHDPLAGRREVMREAADRVFGALAGREAPGLFDAPAEAAPRKPGRGSRKRGPAASAPVVADPDDPVIAAWRAEADALLAELRSVNQALIEVELPAHLSVSQLVELDADEQTFAQRLRRPTPFPPNPTARRGTAFHAWVERWFGATRLLDIDELPGAADATAAPDSDLDALRERFLASRWAQRTPSEVEVPFETVIGTTVIRGRIDAVFAEGEGRWLVVDWKTGSVPEPARRTSLIVQLAAYRIAWAQLAGVPVEKVRAAFHYVRSGETLEPDDLPDREALAALLAR; encoded by the coding sequence ATGATTAGTGCGCGGGCGTTGGCTGCCGCATTGGGTTTGCCGTCGCCGACGGAGGAACAGGTGGCCGTCATCGAGGCACCGATGGAGCCGGTGCTGGTGGTGGCGGGTGCCGGCGCGGGCAAGACCGAGACGATGGCCTCACGGGTGGTGTGGCTGGTGGCCAACCAGCTGGCCGGGCCGGAGGAGGTGCTCGGGCTGACGTTCACGCGCAAGGCGGCCAGTGAACTGGGGGCGCGGATCCGGCGGCGGCTGTCGATGCTGGCGGGTTCGCCGGCATTGCGTATGTGGGATCCGGGTGGGGAGTTGGCCGCCCGGCTGCGCAGCGCTGATCCGGAGGTGAGTACCTATCACGCGTACGCGGGCAGGTTGATCGCCGACTACGGGCTGCTGTTGCCGATGGAGCCGTCGTCCACGCTGCTGTCGGAGACGGAGTTGTGGCAGTTGGCGTTCTCGGTGGTGTCGAACTGGGTGGGTGAACTCGACACCGACAAGACGCCCGCATCGGTGACCGAGGCGGTCTTGTCGCTGTATTCGGAGTTGGCCGAGCATCTGGTGGACGTGTCCGCGCTCGCGACCGCCGGTGACACTCTGTACGGGCTGATCGACACGCTGCCCAAGGCGCCGCGCCAGCGGGCCGAGCCGAGTCAGGCGCTGCGCAAGGTTCAGGCGGTGATCGACGAGCGGCGGCAGTTGGTGCCGCTGGTGGTGGAGTTGGGTGCGGAGATGCGCCGGCAGTCGGCGCTTGATTTCGGGTCGCAGATGTCGATGGCGGCGCGGCTGGTGCGTGACAATCCGGAGGTGGCCGAGTCCGAACGCGGCGCGGTGCGGGCGGTGTTGCTCGACGAGTATCAGGACACCGGACATTCCCAGCGGATCCTGTTGTCCTCGTTGTTCGGTCGGCAGATCGGGGGAGGGGGGTCGGTGGCGGTGACCGCGGTGGGCGATCCGATCCAGTCCATCTACGGCTGGCGTGGTGCGTCGGCGGCCAACCTGCCGCGATTCACCCGTGATTTCCGGTGGGCGGACGGTTCGCAGGCCCGGCGCCTGGAGCTGCTGACGAGTTGGCGCAACAGCAGGACCGCGCTGAAACTGGCCAACGAGACCTCCGAAGAGTTGCGGCGCAGGGGTATTCCGGTGAGCGTGCTGCGTCCGCGCGAGGGTGCGCCCGCCGGTGTCGCGAGATTAGCGCTGTGCGACACCGTCATCGACGAACGCGACTGGGTGGCCGACCGGATCGAGGACCGGTACCGGGCCGCGGAGGAGGCCGGGCGGACCCCGCCGACGGCGGCGATCCTGGTGCGGCGCAACGAGGACTCGGCGCCGCTGGCCGCCGCGCTGGCCGCCCGGGGTATTCCCGCGGAGGTGGTGGGCATCGGCGGCCTGCTGCACGTTCCGGAGGTCGCCGATATCGTCGCGACGCTCAAGCTGGTGGCCGACCCGCTGGCGGGGTCGGCGGCGATGCGCCTGTTGACCGGTCCGCGCTGGCAGCTGGGGGCCGCCGACATCAGCGCGCTGTGGCGCCGGGCCCGCGAACTGGCGGTGGCGTCGGGCTATGGGACGTCGGGGGCGGTGGCCACCCGGGAGGAGTTGGACAAGGCGCTCGACGCGGTGCTGCCGACCGACCTGATCGACCAGGCCGGTATCGGTGACGCGCTGGTGGATCCGGGTGACCCGGACCGCTACAGTCCCGACGGCTATGCCCGGATCCGCGCCTTCGGCGGGCAGGTGGAGTCGTTGCGCCGCAGGATCGGTCAGCCGCTGCCGGAGCTGGTGGCCGATGTGGAGCACACCCTGGGAGTGTCGGTGGAGGCACAGATCCAGGCGCGGCGGATGCGCGGAACCGTCACCGGCCGTGAGCAACTCGACGCATTCGCCGCGTACGTGTCGAGGTTCGCCGACCGGCCCGGCGCGAATCTGCCCGGTCTGCTGTCGTTCCTGGCCGCGGCGCAGTCCATCGAGAAGGGGCTCGAGCCCGGACATGTGGAGGTAGCCGAACATCGGGTGCAGATTCTGACGGTGCACGCCGCGAAAGGCCTGGAATGGGATGTGGTGGCCGTGGTGCATCTGTGTGACCGGATCTTCCCGGGAGGCAAGGCCGATTCGACGTGGCTGGGCAGTGCGCGGGAACTGCCCGCCGAGCTTCGTGGTGATCTGGCCGATGCCGGCACGAAAGGTGCTGAATCAGAGGGTTTTCCCCGATGTGATGTGTCCGGGGCGGCCGACCGCAAGGAGTTGGAGAATCTCCTGGTCGAGCATCGGGAGGCCATCAAGGAGCGTCGGCTGGAGGAGGATCGCAGGCTGTTGTATGTGGCGCTGACCCGCGCCAAGGACGAGTTGCTGGTGTCGGCTCACCACTGGTCCGAGGGCGATGATAAGCCGCGCGGTCCGTCGGTGTTCTTCGACGAACTGCTGGAGATCACCCGGTCGGCGCTGGCCGATCCGGCCGCCGACTCCGAGGGTCTGCGACTGGATGAGGTGGCCGATCCGCCCGAGGACGGCGACAGCAATCCGCTCGCCGAGCTGGACGCCTCGCGGCCGTGGCCACACGATCCGCTCGCCGGGCGGCGGGAGGTGATGCGTGAGGCCGCGGACCGGGTGTTCGGCGCCCTCGCCGGACGGGAGGCGCCGGGCCTGTTCGACGCGCCGGCCGAAGCCGCACCGCGAAAACCCGGGCGTGGGAGCCGCAAACGTGGCCCTGCCGCATCGGCTCCGGTGGTGGCCGACCCCGACGATCCGGTGATCGCGGCCTGGCGTGCCGAGGCCGACGCACTGCTCGCCGAACTGCGCAGTGTCAACCAGGCGCTGATCGAGGTGGAGTTGCCGGCACATCTGTCGGTGAGTCAGCTCGTCGAACTCGACGCCGACGAGCAGACTTTCGCGCAGCGCCTGCGCCGGCCGACCCCGTTTCCGCCGAATCCGACCGCGAGGCGCGGCACCGCCTTTCACGCCTGGGTGGAGCGTTGGTTCGGGGCGACCCGGCTCCTGGACATCGACGAGTTGCCGGGGGCCGCCGACGCGACTGCCGCGCCCGACTCCGATCTGGACGCACTGCGGGAGCGGTTCCTTGCCTCACGATGGGCTCAGCGCACCCCGAGCGAGGTGGAGGTGCCGTTCGAGACGGTGATCGGTACGACGGTGATCCGCGGCCGCATCGACGCGGTATTCGCCGAGGGTGAGGGCCGCTGGCTGGTGGTGGACTGGAAGACGGGGTCGGTGCCCGAACCGGCCAGGCGGACGTCGTTGATCGTGCAGCTGGCCGCGTACCGGATCGCGTGGGCGCAGCTGGCCGGGGTACCGGTGGAGAAGGTACGCGCCGCGTTCCACTACGTGCGGTCGGGGGAGACACTCGAACCGGACGATCTGCCCGACCGGGAGGCGCTCGCGGCGTTGCTGGCCAGATAG